Genomic segment of Malus domestica chromosome 15, GDT2T_hap1:
TATTACTCGACTAATGAATCAGAGACTTCAAGCCAGAAGAAAACTTGTAGGTAGTGCTACACAGGCAGGTAACCATCGTAAATGTTTTTCCATTCATAGACGAGATCGTGTAGACGCGACCTCTTCAGAGGTTCTTAATCATCCTTCATGCCGTTCAAGAGAAATTCGGAACCAGACCGGTACCTGAAACATTACTGAAGTGTTATGACACTTCACAAGTAGAACGAAGCCTTGATGTGCAAATTTTTTGCTATTATTTTGCAGGCAGGGAGCTGAGGATTGGTTTCACTCTCTGGTCCTACAGTTTATTGGCAATTCTAAGATACTCTGAAACTCATTTCATAGAAAATCACTTTGAGGCAAATTCTATGAATTCACCTCCCCAGCAAAAGGAGCACTCAGTATCTCTAAGTGACGTCAGACACCTTAGCTCCCATGCCAAGGCGTAAAACATCTAGCAGAAGCATAGCCTTTGTATGCAGTGGATGTGGAAATAATGGTTGAAGAACAATTGTGCAATTGTGCAACTTACAGACATAAGAAAAATTTGAGCATACCCTACACAAGGAAGTTGATTGAGTGACTGTCTCACCATTCTCTTATGACAATGAGCAGATGGCTCCTATAAGAAGATTTTCAACTCCCACCTTTACATTGTTTTAGAGGGACTCAGATCCAAAGAGACAGTTGGAACACTTTAGGATGACGATCAGCTGATCCGCAAAGTCTATGCAACAACTTTGCAACAAGCTGCACAGAACTGGTTCCATACTTCAAAACCTCGTTCAATCAATAACTTTAAGGATATTTTCCTTGATTTTATGAAGGAATATTCCTTTTACAAGGTCATCAAAAAGCTGTCAGACCATCTCTTCACTGTCTAAAAGAAATCTATCAAATCGCTTCATGGTAACATTAAATGATTTAAAGAAGAAAATGCCAAAATTGTGGGATGTGATTGTAACATTGCATTAGTCGCATTCAAAGGTGGCCTACCAGCTGATCACTCTTTACAGAGATCTTACCATGAATTGAAGCTtatttttggaagatgtttttgTTATGGCTAAGCTTCATGCCATTTGGTATGATGCTAAGCATGCAGTTAAGGCAATTGACCTTGCGAAGAGTTTGCATGGACATCACTATATGGAGTTGGACAAAAGACTTTTGGTGGGAATACCCACAGAGGAGAAAAACACAAGGCGTGCCCTTCCAAATGAATCTCTTTCcaagaagaagcaaatgaagttCACCATCCCTATCTACCAAATACTTCGAGAAGTGAAGGACAAGCCTTGACTGAGAAGGCTGTCATCACTAAAGAGTGATCCAAACaaatggaataaaaaaaaaaaagtattgtgCATTCATGCATCATATTTTGATAATATCGGTAAGTTCATTTATTGGTGCAACCATCTTTATGAGAAGAAAGGCCATTGCATAAAGTATGGGCCAAAAAGGCCATTTAAAATATCAAAGATTACGATGCAGGGAATGAACATTCACAAAAGACGATCAAGATTAACAAGATCTTGGCTAAACCAGAGGCTCGTAGCGTTACCAATTGTGAGAAGAAGCATAAGATCTAGCAGGTTACGATGGTAGCCCAAATATTGACTAAGAGTTCCTTTACAGAGGATGACTTGATAGTCGATTTCTTCAAGAAGGATTTAAATAGACTTGATTTATTGCATGCTTTGATTATAAGCAGAAAATAATCATGCTTATGCACTCTGGTGCGGGATCGATCCTACTGATCCCTCTCCCCTTAATAACTAACAACTAACAACTTAACCTACTAATGAAACAAACAttaagttgatgaaacaaaggCAAGAGAGAATTAGAATTATGGAGAAGCATAGAAGGGGATTGGAACCAAGAAACCAAGGAAACAAAATTGAGATGGGAAAAGCAAAGAAATTAGGAAAATACCCCAAAATGggacaatttcttaatcttgggaAAGAAATCGGACAAATCAGTTATGCACAAGCCATGCACACCATGCACAAAAGAgaattactaaaatacccacatataaatactaaaaattaGAAGCCCATTGCATCACTTTTCTCATTCGGAAGAGAGGGATGTTGAGAGAGCTCTATGAGCTATGGGTTTATGGGTTGAGCTCAGATCTTTGAGCTTCGCTTTCGAAGAGAGGGAAGTCAAaaaagagatgagagagtgagCTAGGTTTTGGGTTGACCTCATACTCTGATTTTGAACAAAGagatgcgagagagagagagagagagagagagagaggtgagaagaGTAAGCTGggttttgtaccatattttctgttttggctagaaagttccattttttccGACGACTGAAGCTTCAATAGGCATAGTAAGGTACATGGTTTAGTTCTAAGATCCTTCATCAATGATATAAATGGGTTGTTTGTAAGATGAATTAATACTTAgaagttaaattagggtttgtgctTCATGTTGGGGCCTATGGGTGGAATAAATTTCGGGTTTTGACGTGCTACAAAACTGGGATAGAAAAATTTCTGGTTCAAGTGTCTAATTGCAtaaatttgtggaaatttttCCGTAATATGCATATGGTGTACATGGCTACATCTTAATATGAGAAGCGAGAATGTTCACTAGTTATGATGCACATATATTGTGCCCCAAAATTTAGCGAGTATAACCACAACCTAATTGACCTCGGCGAAAaactaaattaagaaaaagtttAGAGGACGTTAAGGATTATGCATGTCCATGAAATAACGACAATGAGTATCATGTTTTCCACGTGCACAGTTAAGCGGTGATTGATATACGTAACATGACTTTTCAAACTGCCATTGTAGCCTTATATACGtaacaattatgttttaattgtatccACTATACTAATAGGTCGCCGTTAAATTTTCTTATTAATGTGAAAAGCAGCTCGTTGCGCGatctccagttttgtgcatatcatgtgcatgtacTGTACATATgatgtgcatgtggtgtgcatatAGTGTATATGGACAGGTGATGATGTCATTTTTCTGATTTCGAAGAGAGAGCTGTGAGCTCAGGGTTTTTGGATTGGCTGATATCTATAagcatatcatgtgcatgttGTGTACATATAGTGAGCAAATCCTAAAAAATTCATCCAACAAAACACTAGCATTAATGACTGGGCTTTGTTCCCACCCTCGATGCGAGTCCAATGGTGGTGGTCTCGACCCTTGATTGTTTGCCATGTTGCCAGAAAATGGTCAAAAAACTCGTGGCCTGCTTAAGTTTCGATCCCAACGAGTAGGTATGAGATTTGTGACAAGGCTAGGTGTTTTAAACTCGTGAGGACAAGATGAAATTGGTGGTGGCTTCGATTTGGAATTGTCCTATTTCTGGGTTCCTAAGAAATATGGACAACCATCCAAGGATGCTTTTTACTATTTAATAAAGCTATCTCAGGTCATGCTATAAAGTAGTAGTACAATCTGATTAACcataaaagaaatgttttaaTATTCTAAAAGTAATCTATCATTTGGAGCTTGGAGATGAGGGGCCTTCAAAGCGAAGATAATCATACATAATGCCCTGGAAAGGGCCTGTGCTTCTTGGTTGCGTCAGATAGATTATATTATCTCCCTCGACAAGCCGAGAGCTTGGTACGTCCACATTGTAAAGCCAATAAAGCCCGTGGATTCCATGCCTTGCTATTGAGTTATCTCTCCCTATCATCCCGCTCGTGAATAGAGGGCGATTTGCCTTTGGATCATTCACCCGAacctatatatataacatatataattAATGTAGATTTGGTAACAAAGTTGATTATGTTCTGAACACACGAGGCCTACTTACAATTTAAGCATCTATCTAGTAATACAAGTCTGATAATATAACATTATCCGcacataaaaaatatttatatattaaaatacATGCATGGTACGTTAATcatgaaattacaattaaataGTGAGTTGTGAAATATACCTGCAATTCAGAAAAAGTTGCAGAAGCAAGCGCTACTCTCAGCTTGTAGGAACCAGTTTGGTCTAAATTGTCAAGATTGAATTTAATTTGCCAAGTAGTTCCTTGATATttattatcttcatttttcctATACATATGGTAATCAACAATAAAATGCCATAAGTTTTACGCCGATATACTGGTCAATCGGTATTCTTGCTTCTAGTGCTAGATATGATACCCGTACAAATTGCTTGTCGATCAAGAAAAATCGATTATATATAGTATGGGATGGAAGAATTGACACCTGGTAACCTGAGCAAAGAACCAGTCTTTGCTGTAGTCACTGACACCAACGGTATAAACCAAGTCTTGATCAGAATATAACTCTGAGTATCTTTCCCACAGTCCATACTGCCTAAACCTGCCAAATGAAATCTTAGTTCATATCTTCTATCCAGTCGTTCCTcatttcttcaaaatcacagtCCGACAAAAATCATTCTTGTAATTTTTCATAATATTTTTGTGTATACATGCCAGACTGTGATTTGCTGGTACTTGAAGAATATATGCGTATAAGTATGAATAACAGCAAGGAGCATATAACTAAGCTAACCTGTCAGGATGATTGACGAAGAGTTTGTTAATGTACTTTGGATTAGGGTCGGGAACATAAAACTCTGCAGCAGAACGATCCGGAATGCCTATTTCCCATAAAGTAGGGCCATCTCTGGGAGGCTCATATACAAGATCACCCATATCAATGTCACAACCTACATTGCTTGCACTGttaatttccttttttcttttcaacacttTAGTAGCTGATAGGCAAAATGAAAGAAGAGAGCCCTACAAATTAACATTAGGGAATTAGTTGGACCACCTGAGGTTATAGTCATAACAACATCGTAATGATAATCTCCAATAAAACCAGGGACTGATGCATTCAGATTATAATCGCCCGTGCGTATCCCATTGATGCAAAAGTAGCCGTCTTCATCAGTTGTGGTCCAGAATTGATAGTCCTGACGTGTAATAAAATGTGAGATTAAGAGCAAATTAAGTTGAGAACTATATGTTTGAACTTAATTTGAACATGTAGAATTCAATCACCTTGCATTCTCTTTGCCACGATCCAATGTCTCCTGGCAGGGCTAACCCAACATACGCACCATTGACAGATATATAATCGTTGCTTATGTATCTTGATGTTGGTTATCACAATAACCAAAATTAAAAACGGAAACATGTTTAGTGTCCATAGTTTTGGAATACAAGCTAATTACAAAAAATATTAAGACAtgactaaaataattaatacgTATAGTTATGTACCTATCTTGAATAAGTAGTCTGCCCCTAACATTACCCCGTTGGTATGACTTGGGAAATTCCTCAGATGCTGGGAAGCTGTAGGGCCAGCACTGGACTTCCATCTCCATCTGCAAAAGCAATACTACTCATCAATTTGATTAGTTAAAATAAAGGAGAATGATTTCTGCACATGTCCCTGATCATTCTTCGTGGATTTACTCAATCCAAAAAAAGGGGAATAAACGGGAGTTTGTAGGAGAGAAAATAGGCAAGTGAAAATCATTTCCGTTCAAATTAATGAAACTTCACTCTAAATTATATGCAGTCATCACCATTCATGTGatttatatatgtgtatatatagagtatgaaagaaaattaaacaaaatttggtTAGTATTGCTGTTAATTAATGTAAATTAAACCTGTGATTTAGCATCCTCCCATAACGAAAGTGGGTCATTTCCTTCATATGCGGAATTAACATACATAAAAACTGGCCCAAAAACTTTCTTCCATTCCTCACCCGCTGCAAATTTTGGCACCAAATCTTCTCCAGCATAATGTGCACTTAGAAACATCTGATCgtacaattcaaaattattaGCAATGTTATGGAAACCTTATATCCTATGATGATAGATTTTACTTCTCCACCAATATTGAAATAAATTTCAAGATTCATAAGTTTGAAGTGTGAAAAACGTTAGGCTGTAACAAATGTGACAGTGGTTGAGTTTTGGGTCTACTTACCGCAAGGGTGGTGGGGCCAACATGGGAAGTG
This window contains:
- the LOC103431713 gene encoding uncharacterized protein isoform X2 encodes the protein MAPIGVELLVQDHHVMMDNGILQVTLSKPEGIVTGIRYNGIDNLLEIRNDESNRGYWDLVWNSATTGTTGIFDVIKGTSFTIIMENEEQVELSFTRTWDPSQGGKLVPLNIDKRFIMLRGSSGFYSYAIYEHLKDWPAFELGETRIAFKLRKDKFHYMAMADNRQRYMPLPDDRSPPRGQALAYPEAVLLVNPVEPELKGEVDDKYQYSCDNKDNKVHGWICTEPPVGFWQITPSTEFRSGGPFKQNLTSHVGPTTLAMFLSAHYAGEDLVPKFAAGEEWKKVFGPVFMYVNSAYEGNDPLSLWEDAKSQMEMEVQCWPYSFPASEEFPKSYQRGNVRGRLLIQDRYISNDYISVNGAYVGLALPGDIGSWQRECKDYQFWTTTDEDGYFCINGIRTGDYNLNASVPGFIGDYHYDVVMTITSGCDIDMGDLVYEPPRDGPTLWEIGIPDRSAAEFYVPDPNPKYINKLFVNHPDRFRQYGLWERYSELYSDQDLVYTVGVSDYSKDWFFAQVTRKNEDNKYQGTTWQIKFNLDNLDQTGSYKLRVALASATFSELQVRVNDPKANRPLFTSGMIGRDNSIARHGIHGLYWLYNVDVPSSRLVEGDNIIYLTQPRSTGPFQGIMYDYLRFEGPSSPSSK